One stretch of Paenibacillus sp. AN1007 DNA includes these proteins:
- a CDS encoding maltose ABC transporter substrate-binding protein yields the protein MRKWQGAVLSIGMAFTLAACSTGGGGTPSPAASSDNPEDTVQLTAENLQPEEGASLVIWEDKNQSSFIEQRVKKFEEKYGVTVKMEELPPTDQVTKLTTDGPAGLAADVVVFPHDKIGSASEAGLILPNDIFEAETTANTSENALKAVTFKDVLYGYPYSVETYALFYNKALYPEAPKNFDEIIDFAKTFNNAKSNQYALMWELQQFYYNYAFLASQGGYIFGDNGMDSGDLGLNNEGAQKGGEFLQKLKAEVLPLKMGDVNYDIKKGLFSSGKLAMDINGPWTIADYRSAGIDFGVAPLPAIDGKPMTSFSGVKAYYVNAFTQYPNASKLLAAFLSNEEAQMENFDMNGTLPANKNVAADAKVQEDPINKAFLEQFNNSTPMPSLPAMDSVWGPISSAITDIWDSGKDVKASLDNAVKQIKESLATTQ from the coding sequence ATGAGAAAATGGCAAGGCGCAGTATTGTCCATCGGAATGGCGTTTACATTGGCTGCATGCTCCACTGGGGGAGGCGGCACTCCATCTCCGGCAGCGTCAAGTGATAATCCGGAGGATACGGTTCAGCTGACCGCAGAGAATCTCCAGCCGGAGGAAGGCGCATCACTGGTGATATGGGAAGACAAAAACCAGAGCAGCTTTATCGAGCAGCGAGTTAAAAAATTCGAAGAAAAATATGGTGTCACGGTCAAAATGGAGGAACTGCCGCCTACAGATCAGGTGACCAAATTAACAACAGATGGTCCTGCCGGGCTTGCTGCGGATGTCGTTGTGTTCCCGCATGACAAGATTGGCAGCGCCTCGGAAGCAGGACTTATTTTGCCTAATGATATCTTCGAAGCTGAAACTACAGCCAATACCAGCGAAAATGCGCTGAAAGCGGTGACGTTCAAAGACGTTTTATACGGATATCCGTACAGCGTCGAAACATATGCCCTTTTTTACAATAAAGCCTTGTACCCGGAAGCACCGAAAAACTTCGATGAAATTATCGATTTTGCCAAGACGTTCAACAATGCCAAATCCAATCAGTATGCGCTGATGTGGGAATTACAGCAGTTCTACTATAACTACGCCTTCCTGGCATCCCAGGGCGGATATATCTTTGGGGACAATGGGATGGACAGCGGTGATCTCGGTTTGAACAACGAAGGAGCGCAGAAAGGCGGAGAATTCCTGCAAAAGCTGAAGGCTGAAGTGCTGCCGCTTAAGATGGGCGATGTGAACTATGATATCAAAAAAGGACTGTTCTCCAGCGGCAAGCTGGCGATGGATATTAACGGCCCTTGGACCATTGCCGACTATCGCAGTGCCGGTATTGATTTCGGAGTTGCTCCACTTCCAGCTATTGATGGCAAGCCAATGACCTCCTTCTCGGGTGTAAAAGCTTATTATGTCAATGCATTTACCCAGTACCCGAATGCCTCCAAGCTGCTGGCCGCGTTCCTCTCGAACGAAGAAGCCCAGATGGAGAACTTTGACATGAACGGTACGCTTCCAGCAAACAAAAATGTGGCGGCTGACGCCAAAGTACAGGAAGATCCGATCAACAAAGCCTTCCTTGAACAATTCAACAACTCGACACCGATGCCTTCCCTTCCAGCCATGGACAGTGTATGGGGGCCGATTTCGTCAGCCATTACCGATATTTGGGATAGCGGCAAGGATGTGAAGGCCTCACTCGACAATGCTGTGAAACAGATCAAGGAGAGTTTGGCAACCACACAATAA
- a CDS encoding LacI family DNA-binding transcriptional regulator, translating to MITIKDIAKLAGVSPSTVSRVISDHPRISMETSLKVKQIMKELNYHPNMMAKSLVSKTTQTLGIMLPRPAEELFQNYFFGELLRGIITHATRNNYELLLSTETSSDDELQAISRLVHGRRVDGILLLGSKRDDPIISFLEEEKFPFVLIGRSETHPNAPMVDNDNVQTAYDATQHLIAQGHTRIGFVSGPPDITLSHDRMRGYRKALDESGLTANNDWIVEGEFLQESGFRAMSLFMSLPDRPTAIVVIDDNVAFGVLRALAELGYQVPEDISVVSFNNIALSELASPPLSSIDIGTYQLGYTAVQVLLKILSSEPLAQNPVIIPHRLIVRESSLYSKAKPFLS from the coding sequence ATGATTACGATCAAGGATATAGCCAAATTGGCGGGTGTTTCCCCTTCTACAGTGTCACGGGTGATTTCGGATCATCCTAGAATTAGTATGGAAACATCTCTTAAGGTTAAACAAATTATGAAAGAGCTTAATTATCATCCTAATATGATGGCAAAGAGCCTTGTATCTAAAACAACGCAAACGCTTGGCATTATGCTGCCGCGTCCTGCGGAGGAGCTTTTCCAAAATTATTTCTTTGGTGAGCTGCTGCGCGGCATTATCACTCATGCCACTCGTAACAACTATGAACTGCTGCTGTCCACCGAAACGTCCTCCGATGATGAATTACAGGCGATTTCCCGTCTTGTGCATGGTCGCAGGGTCGACGGCATTCTGCTGCTCGGTTCCAAACGCGATGATCCCATCATCTCTTTTTTGGAAGAGGAGAAATTTCCCTTTGTGCTGATTGGCCGGAGTGAAACCCACCCGAATGCACCGATGGTCGATAACGATAATGTGCAGACCGCGTATGATGCAACGCAGCATCTGATTGCTCAAGGTCACACACGTATCGGATTTGTGAGCGGCCCGCCGGACATTACGTTATCGCATGATCGCATGCGTGGATATCGGAAGGCTCTTGATGAATCGGGGCTAACGGCTAATAACGACTGGATTGTGGAGGGGGAATTTCTGCAGGAAAGCGGCTTCCGGGCTATGTCCCTGTTCATGTCGCTGCCCGACAGACCTACCGCCATTGTCGTTATCGATGATAATGTTGCTTTCGGTGTGCTGAGAGCGCTTGCCGAGCTTGGATACCAAGTGCCTGAGGACATCAGCGTGGTCAGTTTTAACAATATCGCTTTGTCCGAACTTGCTTCGCCTCCGCTCAGTTCCATTGATATCGGGACATATCAGCTCGGGTATACCGCCGTTCAGGTTCTGCTCAAAATACTCAGCAGCGAGCCTCTTGCTCAGAACCCGGTGATTATCCCCCACCGCCTGATCGTACGTGAATCCTCACTGTATTCGAAGGCAAAGCCCTTCCTGAGTTAA
- a CDS encoding SDR family oxidoreductase, whose amino-acid sequence MKLQNKVAIVTGAGSGMGKAIAALYAQEGARVVVSDINEEAAQAVVQEIEADGGEAFVILANVAKEEDVQQLIDQAVSRYGTVDILVNNAGIMDGMEPAADITDERWEKVFAVNTTSVMRTTRKVLPIFLEKQQGVIVNIASAGGLHGGRAGGAYTASKHAVVGFTKNTGYMYAEQGIRCNAIAPGAVATNIGASMTGINPFGAGRQQQGMAINPRVGTSEEIAKVALFLGSDESSFVNGTVITADAGWSSY is encoded by the coding sequence ATGAAACTTCAAAATAAAGTGGCTATTGTCACAGGTGCAGGCTCGGGAATGGGAAAGGCCATTGCCGCATTGTATGCGCAGGAAGGAGCAAGGGTCGTTGTTTCCGATATTAACGAAGAAGCTGCTCAGGCTGTCGTTCAAGAAATAGAGGCAGACGGTGGGGAAGCCTTCGTTATTCTGGCTAATGTTGCGAAAGAGGAAGATGTACAGCAGCTTATTGATCAAGCGGTAAGCCGATACGGAACAGTAGATATTCTGGTGAACAATGCGGGCATTATGGACGGGATGGAGCCGGCAGCGGATATTACGGATGAGCGGTGGGAGAAGGTATTTGCCGTGAACACAACAAGTGTGATGCGCACAACACGCAAAGTGCTGCCGATTTTTCTGGAAAAACAGCAGGGGGTGATCGTAAATATTGCTTCAGCGGGTGGCCTGCATGGTGGACGGGCTGGAGGCGCATATACGGCATCAAAACATGCTGTGGTGGGCTTCACCAAAAATACAGGATACATGTACGCCGAGCAGGGTATTCGCTGCAATGCCATTGCACCGGGAGCGGTTGCAACGAATATCGGTGCATCCATGACGGGCATTAACCCATTCGGAGCGGGACGACAGCAGCAGGGAATGGCCATCAACCCACGGGTCGGAACGAGTGAAGAGATTGCCAAAGTGGCTTTATTCCTCGGATCGGACGAATCCAGTTTTGTAAATGGTACCGTAATTACGGCTGACGCAGGCTGGAGTTCTTACTAA
- a CDS encoding TetR/AcrR family transcriptional regulator — protein MMQQRNFKEISISDIVQQADLNRGTFYRHYQYKEDLFNEILHDVTQDLVTSFRKPYEGMKEFQVGRMPSSAITIFEHVHQHAQFYTLVVQSEASSSFQRMICDVLRDLSLQDLNHIFPPHINHELLASYQSHAIFGMIMEWIRQDFKHSPAYMAEELFKIIHFTPAHDLKNE, from the coding sequence TTGATGCAGCAACGTAATTTCAAGGAAATCTCCATCTCGGATATTGTGCAGCAGGCTGACCTGAATCGGGGAACCTTTTACAGACATTATCAATATAAGGAAGACTTGTTCAACGAAATCCTGCATGATGTTACCCAGGATCTGGTAACTTCATTCCGTAAACCTTATGAGGGGATGAAGGAATTTCAGGTGGGACGGATGCCCTCTTCCGCCATTACCATCTTCGAACATGTGCATCAGCATGCCCAATTCTATACACTCGTGGTGCAGTCCGAAGCATCATCCAGCTTTCAGCGTATGATCTGTGATGTACTGCGTGATTTGTCTTTACAGGATCTGAATCATATTTTCCCGCCCCATATTAACCACGAACTGCTTGCAAGCTATCAGTCTCATGCCATATTCGGCATGATCATGGAGTGGATCAGACAGGATTTCAAGCACAGTCCTGCTTACATGGCGGAAGAGTTGTTCAAAATTATTCATTTTACGCCCGCACACGATTTAAAAAATGAATAA
- a CDS encoding cupin domain-containing protein, with translation MMMKSFKYRLEQKEPRTGPGGITRGASVHDFPASIGIAGVSMRLEPGGMRELHWHANAAEWAYVISGSCRTTVIHPDGHAYTDTFEPGDVWYFPRGYGHSIQGLGPEECHFILIFDNGDFSEDHTFSITDFLTQTPDAIVAQNLGISLEQAAKLNQGEAYFAKGPVPDDSSSSATYRRNSELTTPHRYPLHAKQPRRAPGGGTQRTVTVEDFPISTTMAGSLIELQPGALRELHWHPNADEWQYYISGSAEMTVFLAEGQAVTEQFEAGDIGYAPMGAGHYIKNTGDDVCRVLIGFNSGHYEAIDLSEWIAGNPVDVLSTNLGISREEAEQLPDDTLFIAPDQNKGK, from the coding sequence ATGATGATGAAATCTTTCAAGTATCGTCTTGAGCAAAAAGAACCCCGTACCGGTCCCGGCGGCATTACTCGCGGAGCCTCGGTTCATGACTTCCCCGCATCCATCGGCATTGCGGGAGTATCCATGCGCCTGGAACCAGGCGGCATGCGCGAACTGCACTGGCATGCGAACGCGGCCGAGTGGGCGTACGTCATCAGCGGTTCCTGCCGCACAACCGTCATTCATCCCGATGGTCATGCGTATACCGATACCTTCGAACCCGGAGATGTATGGTATTTCCCGCGTGGATATGGTCACTCCATTCAGGGGCTTGGACCGGAGGAATGCCACTTCATTTTGATTTTTGACAATGGAGATTTCTCAGAAGACCACACGTTCAGCATCACCGACTTCCTGACTCAGACACCAGACGCCATTGTTGCCCAGAACCTTGGTATCTCCCTCGAGCAGGCAGCCAAGCTCAATCAGGGCGAAGCCTATTTTGCCAAAGGTCCGGTACCCGATGACAGCTCCTCCTCAGCAACTTATCGCCGTAATTCTGAGCTGACCACCCCACACCGTTATCCGTTACACGCCAAACAGCCGCGCCGGGCACCAGGCGGGGGTACACAGCGGACGGTAACCGTCGAAGACTTCCCGATCTCCACCACGATGGCGGGATCTCTGATCGAGCTTCAGCCGGGCGCTCTGCGAGAACTGCACTGGCACCCCAATGCGGATGAGTGGCAGTACTATATCAGCGGCAGCGCCGAAATGACCGTCTTTCTCGCCGAAGGGCAGGCCGTAACCGAGCAGTTTGAAGCTGGAGACATTGGTTACGCTCCGATGGGTGCAGGGCATTACATCAAAAATACGGGTGATGATGTCTGCCGTGTACTCATTGGATTCAACAGTGGACATTATGAAGCCATTGATCTTAGTGAATGGATCGCAGGCAACCCGGTAGATGTGCTCTCCACGAATCTGGGCATCTCTCGTGAGGAAGCTGAACAACTCCCTGACGATACGTTGTTTATTGCACCGGATCAGAACAAGGGAAAATAA
- a CDS encoding YoaK family protein, with product MHSVHDSSSPKVNNESIGHTVERLEPGFSRLLLSSVLVLLAGFIDSIGYLGLGKVYLSFMSGNSTKLGIALFEADYALWAATGTVVLLFIAGAFVGTFITESWWKWHLTLILIVECVLFLFAIMLSILFHTQYIIFPIAMAMGMQNTMHQMVAHADVGKGFVSGTLFGIGQALAKAARGKAPASEWAVLALSWFIFVIGAALGAWMLVNSGLLLSLITALLFLVLIIPYVIYMQRLKNG from the coding sequence ATGCATTCCGTACATGACTCGTCTTCCCCGAAAGTTAACAACGAGAGTATCGGACACACGGTAGAACGTTTGGAGCCGGGATTTTCCCGGCTTTTGTTATCTTCCGTTCTTGTACTGCTCGCCGGTTTCATCGATTCCATTGGATATTTGGGGCTGGGTAAAGTGTATTTATCCTTCATGAGCGGCAACAGCACCAAGCTGGGCATCGCTCTTTTTGAGGCAGATTATGCGTTATGGGCAGCGACCGGGACTGTCGTTCTTTTATTTATTGCAGGAGCATTTGTCGGCACTTTCATTACAGAGTCATGGTGGAAATGGCATCTGACCCTTATTTTGATCGTGGAGTGTGTATTGTTTCTTTTCGCAATCATGTTGTCAATCCTGTTCCACACGCAATACATCATATTCCCGATCGCCATGGCGATGGGCATGCAAAATACGATGCACCAGATGGTTGCCCATGCAGATGTAGGCAAAGGTTTTGTTTCAGGTACGCTTTTTGGTATCGGTCAGGCCTTGGCCAAAGCTGCACGCGGCAAAGCTCCGGCTTCCGAGTGGGCCGTGCTTGCACTGTCTTGGTTTATATTTGTCATTGGCGCGGCGCTGGGCGCCTGGATGCTCGTTAATAGCGGTCTGCTCCTATCCCTCATTACAGCGCTGTTGTTTCTTGTCCTGATTATCCCCTATGTCATTTATATGCAGCGTCTAAAAAACGGTTGA
- a CDS encoding toxic anion resistance protein — MSFTMEIPSQKEIQKVIEEEIKPVPAEVAELQQVANSNVDMIMNLDLESLEKRKEILQSIDGFGMNTMRSSSEKNALLQVSVGHLSKTGDEGGQVAKGLTELHMQLKDLDPSVVDFAKTGFLGKLFNPLRAYFLKYQKADAVIADIVVSLDKGRATLRNDNTTLEIEQQSLRELTKRLQKEIQLGMLMDESIDAQIEAAKVRNEDPEKVRFITEEVLFPLRQRVMDLQQMLVVNQQGIMAIEVVIRNNKELIRGVDRAKNVTISALKIAVTVASALYNQKIVLQKIELLNRTTNDLIAGTSKMLKDQGTAIQKQAYEASISVDTMKQAFTDVLSALDSISVYKQEALPRMRETIGQFRELAETGEQQIQRLEKGQKLGL, encoded by the coding sequence ATGTCCTTTACAATGGAGATACCGAGCCAGAAGGAAATTCAGAAGGTGATTGAAGAAGAGATCAAACCGGTGCCCGCCGAGGTGGCGGAGCTGCAGCAGGTAGCGAATTCCAATGTGGATATGATTATGAACCTGGACCTGGAATCCCTGGAGAAACGCAAGGAGATTTTGCAGTCGATTGACGGCTTTGGCATGAACACGATGCGATCCTCTTCCGAGAAAAACGCGCTGCTTCAAGTCTCCGTCGGACATCTGTCCAAGACGGGAGACGAGGGCGGCCAGGTCGCCAAAGGCCTGACCGAACTGCACATGCAGCTGAAGGATCTCGACCCGAGCGTGGTCGATTTCGCCAAAACAGGCTTTCTGGGCAAGCTGTTCAACCCGCTGCGCGCGTATTTTCTCAAGTACCAGAAAGCTGACGCCGTTATCGCCGATATTGTCGTTTCACTCGACAAGGGACGTGCAACGCTCCGTAATGACAATACCACGCTTGAGATCGAGCAGCAGAGCCTGCGCGAACTGACCAAGCGGCTTCAGAAGGAGATTCAGCTTGGCATGCTGATGGATGAATCGATCGATGCGCAGATTGAGGCAGCCAAGGTTCGTAACGAAGACCCCGAGAAAGTGCGTTTTATTACCGAAGAAGTGCTCTTCCCACTCCGTCAGCGGGTAATGGATCTGCAGCAGATGCTGGTTGTAAACCAGCAGGGGATTATGGCGATCGAAGTGGTTATCCGGAACAACAAAGAGTTGATTCGCGGCGTGGATCGGGCGAAAAATGTGACGATCTCCGCACTGAAAATTGCGGTCACCGTTGCCAGTGCGCTGTACAATCAGAAGATTGTATTGCAGAAGATTGAACTGCTTAACCGTACCACCAACGATCTAATCGCCGGTACATCCAAAATGCTGAAGGATCAGGGGACCGCGATCCAGAAGCAGGCGTACGAGGCAAGCATCTCGGTGGATACGATGAAGCAGGCCTTTACGGATGTGCTGTCCGCGCTCGACTCCATTTCGGTCTATAAACAGGAAGCCCTGCCAAGAATGCGCGAAACCATCGGTCAGTTCCGTGAATTGGCGGAGACCGGAGAACAGCAGATTCAGCGATTGGAGAAAGGGCAGAAGCTTGGTCTGTAA
- a CDS encoding substrate-binding and VWA domain-containing protein, with amino-acid sequence MAKKGKFLFISIIMLVLVFGLVYAGITLTSNFGKTSTQVTTENAGKELGKLYADIAPATAEPVKGQIDLDPVDVAESLPDISKFPITVENTTNDYVEIFSSPEKSGSGVDGWLTETAEAFNQANITAGGKPISVKIRNIASGTAADYIKSGKYVPDAFTPSNELWGAMVEASGVKTKLVTKRLVGNVPGIVISKAKYDALVDTYGSVNVKTVTEAIANNELSMGYTDPFASSTGLNFLVTALNTYDGANPLGEKAIQGFEKFQANVPFTASTTIQMREAAKSGRLDAFVLEYQTYVNTADLKSGYVFTPFGARHDSPLYELGQLPQNKQEIVQKFADFVTQDQYQKKAEDFGFNGLQDYKSELASVDGGTLLSAQKVWKEKKNGSKPIAAVFVTDVSGSMDGEPLNRLKESLRKGQKYLGTENSIGLVSYSSGVTVNLPIAKYDTNQQSMFVGTVDSLQAGGGTATFDGIVVAMKMLEDYMTANPNVKPLIFVLSDGETNEGHTLKDIRGLVETYKVPIYTIGYNADIKALESISSINEAASINADTDDVVYKIGNLFNVQM; translated from the coding sequence ATGGCGAAGAAGGGAAAGTTTTTGTTCATATCGATCATCATGCTGGTACTGGTGTTTGGCCTAGTCTATGCCGGGATCACACTGACATCGAACTTTGGCAAAACGTCCACACAAGTCACGACCGAAAATGCAGGTAAGGAACTTGGCAAATTGTACGCTGACATCGCACCAGCCACGGCAGAGCCGGTCAAAGGACAGATTGATCTCGATCCGGTGGATGTTGCAGAATCGCTGCCAGATATTTCGAAGTTCCCCATTACAGTGGAGAACACAACGAATGATTATGTTGAAATTTTCTCCTCCCCCGAGAAGTCGGGCAGCGGAGTGGATGGATGGTTAACCGAGACAGCAGAGGCATTTAACCAAGCGAACATCACGGCTGGCGGCAAACCGATCTCGGTCAAAATCCGCAATATTGCCTCCGGTACTGCTGCGGATTACATTAAGTCCGGCAAATATGTTCCTGATGCCTTCACACCGTCCAATGAGCTGTGGGGCGCAATGGTGGAGGCGAGCGGGGTGAAGACCAAGCTGGTTACTAAGCGGCTGGTGGGCAATGTGCCAGGAATCGTTATCTCCAAAGCTAAATATGATGCTTTAGTGGACACCTACGGCTCTGTGAACGTCAAAACGGTAACCGAAGCCATTGCAAACAATGAACTTTCGATGGGGTATACGGATCCATTTGCCAGTTCGACGGGACTCAATTTCCTCGTCACTGCACTAAACACATATGACGGTGCCAATCCACTCGGCGAGAAAGCCATTCAAGGCTTCGAAAAATTCCAGGCAAACGTGCCATTCACAGCATCTACTACCATTCAGATGCGGGAAGCAGCCAAGTCGGGTAGACTCGACGCCTTCGTTCTGGAGTACCAGACATATGTTAATACAGCAGATCTCAAAAGCGGATACGTCTTCACTCCTTTTGGTGCAAGACATGACAGCCCGCTGTATGAACTCGGTCAACTGCCGCAGAACAAGCAGGAGATCGTCCAGAAGTTTGCCGACTTTGTCACGCAGGATCAGTATCAGAAAAAAGCAGAGGACTTCGGCTTTAACGGCCTGCAGGATTACAAATCTGAACTGGCTTCCGTGGACGGCGGTACACTGCTGTCTGCACAGAAAGTCTGGAAAGAGAAGAAAAACGGAAGCAAACCGATTGCAGCTGTATTTGTCACGGATGTATCTGGAAGCATGGACGGGGAGCCGCTGAACCGACTTAAGGAATCACTGCGCAAAGGCCAGAAATATCTGGGTACGGAAAACAGCATTGGACTGGTCTCATACTCCAGCGGAGTTACCGTCAATCTCCCGATTGCAAAGTATGATACGAATCAGCAGTCCATGTTTGTAGGAACGGTAGACAGCCTTCAGGCTGGAGGGGGCACAGCGACTTTTGATGGCATCGTTGTCGCGATGAAGATGCTGGAGGACTATATGACCGCGAACCCTAACGTGAAACCGCTGATCTTTGTCCTGAGTGACGGGGAGACGAACGAAGGTCATACGCTGAAGGATATCCGGGGTCTGGTTGAGACATACAAAGTACCGATCTATACCATCGGCTACAATGCAGACATCAAAGCACTGGAGAGCATCTCCAGCATTAACGAAGCTGCGAGCATTAACGCGGACACTGACGATGTCGTCTACAAAATCGGAAACCTGTTTAACGTACAGATGTAA
- a CDS encoding beta-L-arabinofuranosidase domain-containing protein, with amino-acid sequence MIDTRKGFLGPAHVDLLEGPFQTSQHTGERYLVSLEIDRFLAPCYEAHGLTPRKERYAGWEARSISGHSLGHYMSALAVTYQATGNSALKQTLDYAVSELAAIQQTTGSGYIGGLPEEAFRIAFRAEHIGGFNIGEYWVPWYSVHKIYRGLIDAYQMTGNEQALGVVIRFADWAVEGLNFMTEEQIQTMLLCEHGGMNEVFAQLYGITGNAVYLKAAGQFTHELILEPLEQERDELQGRHANTQIPKVIGAAEIYNQDPVQTKYRTAAQFFWDTTVKHRSYVFGATSISEHYEAKGMESLGIKTGESCCTHNMMHLTKQLFAWNPDSGYMDYYENAVYNHILGTQDPDTGNKTYFASTLQGHYKIYGTRDTAWWCCTGSGMENPGKYAEAIYYEDGHDLYVNLFIASELDWVSQGLTLKLETDFPYSEKGTLTITEGSTSACLKLRVPSWLQEPMTAVVNGNSGQSYTQLEPGYLSIDRTWTAGDVITITLPMALRKYTARDDAHKAAFLYGPIVLAGALGSEGLPEDTIIDETALNPKTAPVPVIRTEEEDVNEWIRVVDKETLTFELSEEVTSTGEAVKLIPFYDVHHEFYTVYWSLNDEGDVLEKALNDITIDSVQPDGQQDEIGHQLESSCRGEKYNGSGTDGRSRLYMWREAYGVKEAAFSYRLAVDPGASNYLCAAYWGGDYLHFEREGVRYERQFSILVEDTVIGEQRIHMNKIGEVFYAVYDIPEVITRGKESVKVTFQASGDSGCAGKVTEVRTTRSRPEFLDVFGSQV; translated from the coding sequence ATGATCGATACAAGAAAAGGATTTCTGGGTCCCGCACACGTTGATTTGCTGGAAGGCCCATTTCAAACGTCGCAGCATACCGGAGAACGCTACTTGGTATCTCTGGAAATTGACCGTTTTCTGGCGCCGTGTTATGAAGCTCACGGGTTAACACCTCGCAAGGAACGTTATGCAGGCTGGGAGGCGCGCTCGATTAGCGGACATTCCCTAGGACATTACATGTCGGCTCTCGCGGTAACATATCAGGCGACGGGCAATTCCGCATTAAAGCAAACGCTTGATTATGCTGTGAGTGAACTGGCGGCAATTCAACAGACGACGGGCAGCGGATATATCGGAGGTTTGCCTGAGGAGGCTTTCCGTATTGCTTTTCGTGCGGAACATATCGGCGGATTCAACATCGGTGAATATTGGGTTCCGTGGTACAGCGTGCATAAAATCTATCGCGGTCTGATTGACGCTTATCAAATGACGGGCAATGAGCAGGCACTGGGCGTGGTTATACGTTTTGCGGATTGGGCAGTGGAGGGACTGAACTTCATGACCGAGGAGCAGATTCAGACGATGCTGCTGTGTGAGCATGGCGGGATGAACGAAGTGTTTGCCCAGCTGTACGGAATTACAGGAAACGCAGTATATCTGAAAGCAGCCGGGCAGTTCACACATGAACTCATTCTGGAGCCGTTGGAGCAGGAGAGGGATGAACTGCAGGGAAGGCATGCCAACACCCAGATTCCCAAAGTCATCGGCGCAGCCGAAATCTATAATCAAGACCCGGTACAGACGAAGTATCGGACAGCAGCGCAATTTTTCTGGGATACGACGGTGAAGCATCGTTCATATGTGTTTGGCGCGACGAGCATATCCGAGCATTACGAGGCAAAGGGTATGGAAAGTCTTGGCATCAAAACCGGAGAGAGCTGCTGTACCCACAACATGATGCATCTGACGAAGCAGCTGTTTGCCTGGAATCCGGACAGTGGTTATATGGACTATTATGAGAACGCTGTCTATAACCATATTCTCGGCACACAGGACCCGGATACGGGCAATAAAACGTACTTTGCCTCCACCCTGCAGGGTCATTACAAAATTTACGGCACACGTGATACCGCTTGGTGGTGCTGCACCGGATCAGGCATGGAGAACCCCGGCAAATATGCCGAGGCGATCTACTATGAGGATGGACATGATCTGTATGTTAACCTGTTCATCGCCTCGGAGCTGGATTGGGTTTCGCAGGGGCTGACATTGAAACTGGAAACCGACTTCCCTTATTCGGAAAAAGGGACCCTGACGATCACCGAAGGCAGCACTTCGGCTTGTCTCAAATTACGTGTGCCGTCCTGGCTCCAGGAGCCGATGACAGCAGTAGTTAACGGGAATTCGGGCCAGTCGTATACACAGCTGGAACCCGGTTACCTGTCCATCGACCGCACTTGGACAGCGGGCGATGTCATTACGATTACGCTGCCGATGGCACTGCGTAAATATACAGCCCGTGATGATGCTCACAAGGCAGCTTTTCTTTACGGCCCGATTGTGCTTGCTGGTGCGCTCGGAAGCGAAGGGCTTCCCGAAGATACCATTATTGACGAAACCGCGCTGAATCCGAAGACAGCTCCTGTCCCCGTCATTCGCACGGAGGAAGAGGATGTGAACGAGTGGATCAGGGTTGTTGATAAAGAGACACTTACATTTGAACTTAGCGAGGAAGTCACGTCCACCGGGGAAGCTGTGAAGCTGATCCCGTTCTATGACGTGCACCATGAGTTCTATACGGTGTATTGGTCGTTAAATGATGAGGGCGATGTGTTGGAGAAGGCACTGAATGACATCACAATCGACAGCGTGCAGCCAGATGGTCAGCAGGATGAAATCGGGCATCAGTTGGAAAGCAGCTGCCGTGGAGAGAAGTACAACGGTTCTGGTACAGATGGCCGCAGCAGGCTCTATATGTGGCGGGAGGCGTACGGTGTGAAAGAAGCAGCGTTCAGCTATCGTTTGGCTGTGGACCCGGGTGCCTCGAATTATTTGTGCGCAGCCTATTGGGGCGGGGATTACCTGCATTTTGAGCGAGAAGGAGTTCGGTATGAAAGGCAGTTCAGCATTTTGGTGGAAGATACTGTTATCGGAGAGCAGCGCATTCATATGAATAAAATTGGCGAGGTATTTTATGCTGTCTATGACATTCCTGAGGTAATCACCAGAGGTAAAGAGAGTGTGAAAGTGACCTTTCAAGCCAGTGGAGACAGCGGATGCGCCGGGAAAGTAACCGAAGTTCGCACGACACGCAGCAGGCCGGAGTTTCTGGATGTCTTCGGTAGTCAGGTGTAA